One region of Bactrocera neohumeralis isolate Rockhampton chromosome 5, APGP_CSIRO_Bneo_wtdbg2-racon-allhic-juicebox.fasta_v2, whole genome shotgun sequence genomic DNA includes:
- the LOC126758756 gene encoding uncharacterized protein LOC126758756, which translates to MPKVMGSIDAEGNVTAGSHSGREARNLAEKQRRDKVNASIRELANIVPQAADSSRRLDRTGILRCAAHGFRLQYIFGKSVPRKQTMTELSQDPNFADALTYLLDSFFITLTCHGQIVVVSNSVEKLLGHCQSDLYGQNILSITHPDDHPNMLQQLIPRDMEALFRCSHEYQMQQQNNDSNSNENTDTFLKDINERLRNDKRSFVVRLARAGTRSEANRKYELVRIDGCFRRSDYSCSNGTFPIVSHVLRRTRYNGTEGVHAMQHDVIAQAALHGISGNDVVLVAMARIIHTPKITHYLTSENSGRMEYRTRHLIDGRIIDCDQRIGLVAGYMRDEVYNLSPFSFIHHDDVRWVIVALRQMYDNFDEQGESYYRLLTRNGTFIYLHSQGYYDTVDTERNVYSFVCINTLLDEEEGRYYMEDMKRRFSTIIHSNLPISSTVDAPASHDPVRLERSVMFLIDNLQTRRTQGNGTGCGEDTATQADNERTKSRRLMLVPPEVSSVRSSIMQSLSVVNIAAKNLRRNIRRKARRDLRRAQRGPQSCSDSSDTSISIDSSDEDVANDQNTASSDSMYIDATQANLMRPSVLQMNTGASTSQRSALEQRLTASTNGEFDVNNATHTPALKRARATVMAASCSSGNCSGGKKKSTKIYIEEIIHQPKTCMSTLLTPPATTMPIASTTEIHEVINNSLENIDQSLQSIQANARNLCQQHAQFLPLNVPQNFNQQLDEIIVEHQRQAEQLINIRNEYDVHLQQQLTPHQPPELQQTQLPAFDDLAAIDLPLLPQLVFPGDEQPPHIDAVPNASNYIEASATILSELEKRL; encoded by the exons ATGCCAAAAGTAATGGGATCAATTGATGCGGAAGGGAATGTGACAGCCGGGTCACATAGTGGACGTGAGGCACGCAATTTAGCCGAAAAGCAACGCCGGGACAAAGTAAATGCAAGTATACGGGAACTAGCTAACATAGTGCCACAGGCGGCGGATTCATCGCGACGATTAGACAGGACCGGTATACTAAGGTGTGCAGCGCATGGCTTTCGTTTGCAATACATATTTGGTAAATCAGTGCCAAGAAAACAGACAATGACAGAGCTCTCACAAGATCCGAATTTTGCGGATGCGTTGACATACTTATTAGACAGCTTCTTTATAACACTAACCTGTCATGGACAAATTGTCGTAGTATCAAACAGTGTGGAGAAATTACTCGGACATTGTCAATCGGATCTCTATGGACAAAATATACTGAGCATAACACATCCAGACGATCATCCGAATATGCTGCAACAACTAATACCACGTGACATGGAAGCGCTATTCCGTTGCAGTCACGAATATCAAATGCAGCAGCAAAATAATGATAGTAACAGCAATGAAAACACTGATACGTTTTTGAAAGACATCAATGAACGCTTGCGTAATGATAAGCGTTCATTTGTTGTACGTTTAGCACGGGCGGGTACACGTTCAGAGGCGAATCGGAAGTATGAATTGGTCCGAATTGATGGCTGTTTTCGACGCAGCGACTACTCTTGCTCAAATGGCACATTTCCTATTGTTTCACATGTTTTGCGGCGAACACGTTACAATGGCACTGAAGGTGTCCATGCAATGCAGCATGATGTTATAGCACAAGCCGCACTGCACGGCATAAGTGGCAACGATGTGGTGCTTGTAGCTATGGCACGCATCATACATACACCAAAGATTACCCATTATCTAACGAGCGAGAATAGCGGACGCATGGAATATAGAACACGGCACTTAATAGACGGACGAATAATTGACTGTGATCAGCGTATCGGGCTGGTGGCTGGATACATGAGAGATGAG GTCTACAATCTTAGCCCGTTCTCTTTCATACACCACGATGATGTGCGCTGGGTAATTGTTGCGTTACGCCAGATGTACGACAATTTTGACGAGCAAGGTGAAAGCTATTATCGCCTACTCACACGGAATGGAACCTTTATTTATCTGCATTCGCAGGGTTACTACGATACCGTAGACACCGAGCGTAATGTCTACTCTTTCGTTTGCATCAACACGCTGTTGGATGAGGAGGAGGGCCGTTATTACATGGAGGATATGAAGCGACGCTTTTCTACAATTATACATTCGAATTTGCCCATCTCTTCAACGGTGGATGCACCTGCCTCTCACGATCCCGTACGTTTGGAACGCAGTGTAATGTTTTTAATTGACAATTTACAAACACGTCGTACGCAAGGTAATGGCACAGGCTGCGGTGAAGATACCGCTACACAGGCAGACAATGAGCGAACAAAAAGTCGACGTCTGATGTTGGTGCCGCCGGAAGTCTCCTCGGTGCGCAGCTCAATCATGCAATCGTTGTCCGTGGTGAATATTGCTGCTAAGAATTTGCGCAGAAATATACGACGAAAAGCGCGTAGAGATTTGCGTAGAGCGCAAAGAGGGCCGCAAAGCTGCAGCGATAGCAGTGATACATCCATCTCAATAGATAGCAGTGATGAAGATGTTGCGAATGATCAAAACACTGCTTCGTCCGATTCCATGTACATAGATGCAACGCAAGCGAATTTGATGCGGCCAAGCGTGCTGCAGATGAATACAGGGGCATCCACAAGTCAGCGGAGCGCGCTGGAACAGCGCCTAACTGCATCGACAAATGGTGAATTCGATGTGAACAATGCAACACATACACCCGCGTTAAAGCGTGCACGTGCAACGGTAATGGCAGCTAGTTGTAGCAGCGGCAATTGCAGCGGTGGCAAAAAAAAGAGCACCAAAATATACATTGAAGAAATCATTCATCAACCGAAAACTTGCATGAGCACGCTACTAACGCCACCCGCAACCACTATGCCAATTGCAAGTACGACAGAAATCCATGAAGTCATCAACAATTCTTTGGAGAACATCGATCAGTCACTGCAGAGCATACAAGCGAATGCACGCAATTTGTGCCAACAACATGCGCAATTTTTGCCTCTAAATGTGCCACAGAACTTCAATCAGCAACTGGATGAGATTATTGTGGAACATCAGCGTCAAGCTGAGCAGCTCATTAATATCAGAAATGAGTACGATGTACATTTGCAGCAACAGTTGACGCCACACCAACCGCCCGAGTTACAACAAACACAATTGCCCGCATTTGATGACTTAGCTGCTATAGATCTACCGCTATTGCCGCAGTTGGTATTTCCCGGCGATGAACAACCGCCGCACATCGATGCTGTGCCAAATGCCAGCAATTATATAGAGGCGAGTGCTACAATCCTTAGTGAGTTGGAAAAGCGGCTATAG
- the LOC126758757 gene encoding N-chimaerin, translated as MSRPSTISVEPSSPVQKVWKPELYKIQLEAPTPKPLHRTRPLTLNVINNEGHCYGPEYHGAMGHLEAEQLLSNKTDGTYLLRRSPKADDYFTLSVRFNYRTKHFKIYYKPGKGHYLQEQSKHYDTIHDLVADGLVNFYMQLHAAPIILQINQQTRNCYQQSPYMTLNRRKLRALSHELGKSMVSAKDNCGVIEITNTDVNGDCDSVKAPINKEVTNKMKDASDTADLILPLVYEKAHNFKVHNFKGLNWCEFCANFLWGFTAQGMKCEACGFMAHFKCAELVPAKCVPDMKLIRGVFGTDLTTVVQLYQSSVPFVVRRCVEEVEARGMLQEGIYRVSGFADEIDALKLALDRDGEKTDMSEGAYGNVNVIAGTLKLYLRLLPVPLITFQAYPSFMQAARSPNAAEQISNMTEAAKRLPPAHYNCLKFMAEHLKRVASHYAANKMNEHNLATVFAPTLIATPQHLTNLTEEIFMLSTLIANCADIFI; from the exons ATGTCGCGACCTTCCACTATATCTGTGGAGCCCAGTTCACCAGTGCAGAAGGTATGGAAACCAGAGT tgtataaaatacagctgGAAGCGCCCACGCCCAAGCCTTTACACCGCACACGGCCCTTAACACTAAATGTCATCAATAATGAAGGCCATTGTTATGGTCCAGAGTACCACGGCGCAATGGGACATCTAGAAGCTGAACAACTTTTGTCCAATAAAACAGATGGCACTTACTTGTTGCGTCGTAGTCCCAAAGCAGatgattattttactttaagcGTGCGTTTTAATTATCGTACCAAACATTTTAAGATTTATTACAAACCTGGCAAAGGACACTACTTGCAAGAACAATCTAAGCACTATGATACCATACACGATTTGGTTGCTGACGGCCTGGTTAATTTTTACATGCAATTACATGCTGCTCCCATCATACTACAAATTAATCAGCAAACGCGCAATTGCTACCAACAGAGCCCATACATGACACTTAACCGACGTAAATTGAGGGCATTATCCCATGAGCTTGGCAAGTCAATGGTGTCAGCGAAAGACAATTGTGGTGTTATAGAAATTACTAACACGGATGTCAATGGTGATTGCGATAGTGTGAAAGCGCCGATAAATAAAGAAGTTACCAACAAAATGAAGGACGCCAGTGATACCGCCGACTTGATACTACCACTTGTCTATGAAAAGGCACATAACTTTAAGGTGCATAACTTTAAGGGTCTCAATTGGTGTGAGTTTTGTGCGAATTTTCTTTGGGGTTTCACTGCACAGGGAATGAAGTGTGAAGCATGCGGTTTCATGGCGCATTTCAAATGTGCAGAGTTAGTGCCGGCCAAATGTGTGCCGGATATGAAGCTCATACGTGGTGTATTTGGCACTGATTTGACTACGGTGGTGCAGCTGTATCAGAGCAGTGTACCATTCGTTGTGAGACGTTGTGTGGAAGAGGTTGAGGCACGTGGTATGTTGCAAGAGGGTATATATCGTGTGTCGGGCTTTGCAGATGAAATAGACGCACTCAAATTAGCGCTGGATCGTGATGGCGAAAAGACGGACATGTCGGAGGGCGCTTATGGCAATGTAAATGTGATAGCTGGCACGTTGAAACTCTATCTGCGTCTACTGCCTGTGCCGCTCATCACTTTTCAGGCTTACCCGAGTTTTATGCAAGCAGCAA GAAGCCCTAACGCTGCAGAGCAGATAAGTAATATGACTGAGGCGGCTAAACGTTTACCGCCAGCGCATTACAATTGCCTCAAATTTATGGCGGAGCATttaaaaag AGTGGCTTCCCATTACGCGGCTAACAAAATGAACGAGCATAATTTAGCCACTGTATTTGCACCAACACTGATAGCTACTCCACAGCATTTGACCAATTTAACGGAAGAGATTTTTATGTTATCAACATTAATTGCAAATTGCGCGGATATTTTCATTTAG
- the LOC126758762 gene encoding serine/threonine-protein phosphatase 6 catalytic subunit, translating into MSDLDKWIETVKECKYLPENDLKKLCDIVCEILLEESNIQPVSTPVTVCGDIHGQFYDLEELFRTGGQIPDTNYIFMGDFVDRGYYSLETLTRLLTLKARYPDRITLLRGNHESRQITKVYGFFDECFTKYGNANAWKYCCKVFDLLTIAAIIDEEVLCVHGGLSPEIITLDQIRTIDRNGEIPYKGAFCDLVWSDPEDMDLWGQSPRGAGWLFGQLVTKDFMNINNLELICRAHQLVNEGIKYMFDSKLVTVWSAPNYCYRCGNVAAILTFKTAKDRTTSIFNAVPETDRVIPQQNTTPYFL; encoded by the exons ATGTCGGATCTCGATAAGTGGATTGAGACAGTTAAGGAATGTAAATATTTGCCAGAGAATGACTTGAAAAAGCTTTGTGATATCGTGTGTGAAATTTTACTTGAGGAATCCAACATACAACCAGTTAGCACGCCCGTCACAGTATGTGGTGATATACATGGACAGTTTTACGATTTGGAAGAACTTTTCCGCACAGGTGGTCAAATACCTGATACCAACTATATTTTCATGGGTGATTTTGTAGACCGTGGCTATTATAGCCTCGAAACATTGACACGTCTGCTTACATTGAAG GCACGTTATCCTGACCGTATTACGCTGCTGCGTGGAAATCACGAATCGCGACAAATTACCAAAGTGTATGGCTTTTTCGATGAATGTTTCACAAAGTATGGAAACGCTAATGCATGGAAATACTGTTGCAAAGTTTTTGACCTGCTGACAATTGCTGCG attattGATGAGGAGGTGCTATGCGTGCATGGTGGCCTCAGTCCAGAAATTATCACACTTGACCAAATACGTACTATAGACCGCAATGGTGAAATTCCTTATAAGGGTGCATTCTGTGATCTCGTCTGGTCGGATCCAGAAGATATGGACCTGTG GGGCCAAAGTCCGCGTGGTGCTGGTTGGTTATTCGGCCAGCTTGTGACAAAGGACTTTATGAATATTAACAATTTAGAATTGATTTGTCGTGCACATCAGCTGGTTAACGAAGGTATTAAATACATGTTCGATAGTAAGCTTGTAACAGTGTGGTCAGCGCCCAACTATTGCTATCGTTGTGGCAATGTAGCTGCGATTTTGACGTTTAAAACTGCGAAAGATCGCACAACCAGTATTTTTAATGCGGTGCCAGAAACGGATCGAGTCATACCACAACAGAACACAACACCATATTTTCTGTAA
- the LOC126758761 gene encoding leucine-rich repeat-containing protein 58, whose product MEVYTSDSSDTDSREQKTLDYGRMNLTVITLEDDLHAKKALKTHKDFETLLLNHNRLTQLPPALTKFVNLKVLDLSSNCLTQLPEAICNLPLVTLIAKNNNLSNKSLPKSFVMRNSALKELNLSGNQLTHFPEQVLELRQLRYFYAGANRITAISKDIWKMQSLQVLSLGGNQISDVPDSVGMLSQLQALVLCDNVIENLPTSIAHLNSLKSLLLHKNRLRHLPKDIIALKNLTELSLRDNPLVVRFVQDIAMKPPTLMEFAARVVKCTGIPFGPGIVPRTVNDYLQSANCCVNPKCKGVFFDNRVEHIKFVDFCGKYRVPLLHYLCSSKCIEPEPELPQTSGANGYMMRKVLLG is encoded by the exons atggAAGTATATACATCAGACAGCAGCGACACAGACTCGCGCGAGCAAAAAACACTGGATTATGGACGTATGAACCTCACCGTAATCACACTGGAAGACGATTTGCATGCGAAGAAGGCGCTCAAAACACACAAGGATTTCGAGACGTTGCTGCTGAATCATAACCGACTCACACAACTGCCGCCAGCGCTTACTAAATTCGTCAATTTGAAAGTACTGGATTTGAGCTCCAATTGTTTGACACAATTGCCTGAGGCTATTTGCAATTTACCGTTAGTCACATTGATTGCCAAAAATAACAACTTGTCCAACAAATCATTGCCGAAATCGTTTGTGATGCGCAACTCAGCCTTGAAGGAGCTGAATTTGAGCGGCAATCAGCTGACGCACTTCCCTGAGCAGGTGCTAGAGCTGCGCCAGTTACGCTACTTCTACGCCGGCGCAAATAGGATAACAGCAATTTCGAAGGATATATGGAAAATGCAAAG CTTGCAGGTACTCTCGCTAGGCGGCAATCAAATCAGCGATGTGCCCGACTCCGTGGGCATGCTCAGCCAACTGCAGGCGCTCGTGCTGTGCGACAATGTCATTGAGAATTTACCAACCAGCATCGCGCATTTGAACAGCCTGAAGTCATTGTTGTTGCACAAAAATCGCCTAAGACACTTGCCGAAAGATATTATCgcattgaaaaatttaacagaG TTGAGCTTGCGCGACAACCCTTTGGTGGTGCGTTTCGTGCAAGATATCGCTATGAAGCCGCCTACACTGATGGAGTTCGCTGCGCGTGTCGTCAAGTGTACCGGCATACCCTTCGGTCCGGGCATTGTGCCGCGCACGGTCAATGACTATCTACAGAGCGCCAATTGTTGTGTAAATCCCAAATGCAAGGGTGTATTCTTCGACAATCGCGTGGAGCATATCAAATTTGTGGACTTCTGTGGCAAATATCGTGTACCGTTACTGCATTATTTATGCTCCTCCAAGTGCATTGAGCCAGAGCCAGAGCTGCCACAAACGAGCGGTGCTAATGGTTATATGATGCGTAAGGTGTTGCTCGGCTGA